The Glycine max cultivar Williams 82 chromosome 17, Glycine_max_v4.0, whole genome shotgun sequence genome contains the following window.
ATTATgattcagaagaagaaaaaacatatagCATTACACGAAGTAACGTTAGTTACAGATAAAATGAAGTAAAgtaaaaattgacaaaaaaggGGAAACATATTCATAAAGCACTGATTGTTCTAATTAAGTATATACTTTCGTGTGACATTAAcaaatatgattttcttttttttataagttgatTGCGTATACATGCATGAtgtataagtttcttttttttaatacattgtaTGTATTTATACGTACGTTCTACATACATGTGTAATTCAAAACAATGTTGTGTGTAATCCCTTGCGGTAcctgtattttgttttgttgcatGTACGAGTGCCAGCACCGACAGACCGTATATTGTTCAGAACTGAAGACGAAAATAACATGGAAGCAACCCTACATTCGTATGAGTCGATGGATGAAATCTACGGTTCTGATCATAAACCAGTGAACAAATATagctaattattcttttttttaatctacaagAAATTAATGTATTAGTGACAAATATTGTTTTTCTGTCACTGATATTATTAATCTTACAAAAAATTTTAGTGACGAGTGTAAAGTGTTTCGTgattaataatgttattttttttgtgtaataCGGGTGTCTATTATTTTAACATTCATTTGTAAATTAGattaattaactaatatataattagtcgacaacaaaatacatatatatataataataataataaagaagaagaaaaaactcgAAAAGTGAGAATTTGTAAGTTTCtggattttgttttgaaattggCCGTATATGGACACATAAGTCTTCTGGTGGGTTTATTGTGCATTGACTGCTTCGCAATTGTTCTGATTGGTTGAGCGATTTACCTTGGATTAGTTCCAACTAAAGCCACCAATGTTGAAAGCTGACCTATAATAgccgacaattttttttatttgattttttttcttttggaaattTTAAACATATGAGAATTAACCTTTTTATGCCCTTAATGTTTTAGTCTTAAAGGATCTCTAGTGTGTTCTTCAAATAAATGTACCATTACTAATtttcgttaaaaaaaaaagtgagaaatttagTTTCTTTTGTCCAATTCAATTTGagtgttataaataaataaaaaaatattaagaaaatttattttctttaagttCACCTAACTTATATTGGATGATTGGTGTCTCAATGTGGGTAGTGAATACCAAGGGTCCAACAGAATCATCCTTAACTGTGGGGATAAAAATAAGTCTTATCTATACTCTCCTCTCCAcccaataataatatattacataattaaaagTTATCGAACCGATCTTTTAAAAATGTAGACTatcaattaaaagataatttttttcctacaaatattattctattcacataattaaaaattgaacttTCAGCATATACTTAAACGACTCAAGTTATTGATAACGTGTGTCATACCTTATTTGTTCTTATTTATACATTACAactaaggttttttttatttttataaataggtTTTGatgaatactttttttaaagtctattaaattaaaaaacttttgTAACAATACATATTATCATGTTAATTCTCCTacttttttcctaaaataagtattgaatacattttatatttcaaaatattaaatgtatttttttactacttggggttctatatataatatatataaaaaacaattatctaatttataagtaattaatataaGTGTTTTCGATGCataatacatttatatttttatagtgTCAATGCATGACATTAAattctcactctctctctatatagCTTAGGTCAGATTGATATATGCTCTTTAATTTGTATCATTGTTTCGCTTaatcaagttttatttttgtttaagtgACCTTGACAGCATTAGTAACtctgttttgtaatttttttttcgaattcAAATGTAACAAGGTTTCTAATTGGGCTTAAGGGTGTTTATTGAAGGCCCAAATGTGATAAACTCAATTTTGGACTTAATTAGGCTCAAGGAACTAGAAATAGCTTGTGTCTTGTTGTTTGTAATCAGTTTtgacataattaaaattgagcTTTAGAATTTTCTCATCATTATGAATTTGaatcttttgattcttataattttttttaagcgaATCATCTTTAACTTATGAAACGATCTTCGTTTATGCCATCATCTTTCATTTCTATCCTTTCCATTtatatcttcttcttttttttttatctttttggttccatttatttgaattttgatgttgAAATTGAAATCCTAGAAGAAGTATGTATTAGATAAAGAAATGACTTATTTTACAACGTTCAAGATAGTGAAAAAGACAAAATATTAGATGCAAAGAGAGTGTTCAAAATATGGTGTGGGCTAATCCATAAATGCTCCAACCCTATccccttaaaataatttaatgagtGGGTTAGGGCTAAAAAATGTCCTATAATTTTAATGGGTtgagtaaaaaaatatgaatgaatTGTGTATGGAAAACACCTATATTAATTAAATGCATTGCATATATTGAGTTGGGACATTtggtattttcttttgttttagacCCATGTTAGGATCAACAAATACTTAATTTTGttccattttttaaaagttgttgtCAAAATTTAATGATGTTGGTCAGATTGATCTAATATGATAAACCTGACAAAATGAAAcgtaaagacaaaaaaaaatcttataaaatgactaaaattcataattttttaggcATAAGGACTAAAGTGTAAAACTTTTAGATAGATGATTAGATTGTAAAATTGATGCATGTAAAGATCATTTTTGTGTGTTATAAGTATGAAATATTCATCAATTTTGAGTTTTGTCTATGATTAGTATATTTGTTCATGAATATTGATTGGATTAATAATGAGGTGGAAAATGAATTTAAGTATGGGCTGATTATTGATTAAATAAGTATTGTCATTAAGaacaattcattattttttgtcaaaatgtGTTAAAAGACGGGTTAATAATGCGGCCCATAATTTAGCTagaatatcaatttattttcttcatgctTTCACCTTTGCTGAAATACTTCCTTGTGTTCATCATGTAATTGAAATAGAAATGATTTGATTTTCttgttaaacaaaatatttaatagtgaATCAAATTAGCCATCTTTAATTTAGTAACATTGGATTTCACATAATAACTTAAATCAGAGatcttattaaaaaatctaaGCTGAATTTTACTCAAACCAACCTAACATTTATGtagcaaataattaattaaatcaattgatTTGAAATAGTAGTAAACTTTGTTGGTTTTATAGTTTCTAGATGCTTGTCCCCGCCCCCATGGTTCCATCACATGACAAGTAATCCCCGCATTGGCATATATCCCGTCTTACAGCAAAAGTATGTCAACCATATgtgtttaatataaaattaattaattaattaactaattaaaggcaagaaaataaaactcttttccctcttctcctcgctttctttctttgtttcgtaataataaagaaacttttgtgtttgtttggcTTTGTGCTTTTTTTCACCTTTGGGGTCTCCTTGAGAAGAAGCAGAAGAagcaggaggaggaggaggaggaggaggaggaggaggagaaggaggaacCCACCAACCCACCTCGTAATTCTTTCCATTTTCCTTGATCCTTCCTTCCTCCTCGTAATTTCTCTTCACTTCCCTCTCTCTAAAACCTCTGCAATTTGTCAATGATCTTGAGTCCTCGCTTTCCCATTCGTTTTTGAATTATTCCTCTTTTCCGTACTCTCCTCTTTGGTCTTTACCTTAAcacgcgcacacacacacacacacgaaaaaaaaaaatacaaaacaaaattgttgTAGTAGTTTTGTACCTTGTGAATTACTATTAGATCACGCACTTCGCACCAAAAACCACACCTATTTCCTTCAATTTAGCCTCGATTCTTCCGCCCTTTGTTCAAAGGTGAGCCCAAACTCGTCATTCAAGGTTCTGCAGCAtccaattgatatatatatgtagctttggttttattttatttctaatttactCTTGTTTTGCAATAAGTGCAGGAgaatattctatttatttatttatttattttcttcttctgagTATGAAGTTATAGCGAATTTGAGTGAGTGAATGGGTTGGCTCAGCAGAATTTTTAAAGGCTCAGACCATAATAAGCTTTCGGAAGGGCATTACTATAAAGAGGATGCGGGTTATTACTTGCCATCCACTTCGGGGGTAACAAATGTCAGCACTCACTCTCCTTAAACAAACCAATGTTTTTGGAAGTTATTACTGTTTTGTCCTCAACtgtttttaacttgtttttgaATTGCAGGATGCTTGGAACCAGAACCAGAACCAGAACGAGAATGAAGATATTGATCGTGCTATTGCGTTGTCTCTGGTGGAAGAGAGTCGGAGAGCAAACAACAATGTAAATGGTGAGAGAATTTTATCTCTTCAAACATTGTTGGGTATTGTTTATACTGAAAAAATTGCGAATTGCATGTGTGCCAATGCATTTGTTTGAAGCTTTATTTAACTGTCAAAGGGACAGCTTGCTATGGACTAATGCTATTTGCAAAGTTATAAATTTGTAATACTTGTGTTGCTGTTTTTCTAGTTATTGATGGTGTTTTTCCATTGCCCCCCTCCCCCGTCTTCATTtctgtaattatgagattttgaTATGAAATCTGTGGCCAAATCATTTGGTAAATGAAACAACCAATTGATTTCTATTAATGTCTTGCATAAATTTGATTGTAAATGTGGTTGCCAAACTTTTCTCTGTTCATATTGTATGGCAGTTAGATATTTTGCATTATTGGCTTAGTTAGTTAATTGGTAGGTTGACCTTCATTTATATGCTCATCTCTCTTTTTACCATTTACTACTGTGTTTGGAAGTATTAAAAATTAGAGTTATTTTGCATTATGTCCAAGGTAGTAACCATTTTGCTCTTTATTTGCCACGGGAGTTTGTGCTTATGTTTTCTAGAGGTGCTGAAGATTGACTAATTTGCACATTTTTTTGCATCTATCCTTTTTAAATATCTATTACCCCTCCCAAAAGTAATCTTGTCTTGTCTAAATTGAATTTACCTTAGTATCAAATATATTactgttttacatttttttgctTACATTTTTTGTCTGTTTTATAGACTACAGATCACAATTAGAAGAAGATGAACAACTTGCTAGAGCTATAGAACAAAGTCTAAATTTGGAGTCTCCTCCCAGATATGGAAACGAAAATATGTATCAACCACCAATTCAGTATTTCCCCTTGGGGTCCAGGTATGAGTTGTTGGATGATAACAATGTATGAATTTGGCATCataattcaacattttttttgtttgaccaCTTCAATGGATATGTTAAAAGAATCATCTAAAGTTGTTTATTCACCATTTACCATAGGGTCATAATTCCTGGTTCTATCAATTCTCACCTTGATTTATGTCATATACTGCCACTGCTTGATTGTCTGGAATTATCTATTTTAATCTGTGTTATATCTCTTAGTTGGTGATCAACAGATTTTCCTGGTAATTCCCACTTATTTGTGTTGGTCCTATTGAATTACTTATTAACTGATATTGCTATGACTCAATACAAATAGTTCTGGTAGGAAAGAGTTGATGTAACTGGGTTTGGTAGTAGTCCTATACACATTGATCTTCATCCTTTTTCTCCTCTTCAAATACCTTGTACCAAACATATCATAAAGATACAGTAGTAGAGTGAAGACTGCTGCATTTGAACTGATATAGAGCCAAGTATTAATATATATGCCTAGACTCCAAATTATTATTGTTGGATGAATTAGTAAACAGATACCCATGAGTCCCTATGAATTAAGTTCCACTTGCAAAGAAGAGATATGATTATTTCTGGTTGTATCATATGTCTAGCCATCATGCTCAATGCTCATAAAGGGAGAAAACTAAAATCCAATATTTTCCTATTTGTTTTCGATTGTTGGAGATATTATTCTCTTCTTTCAATTTGCTATAcctttatattatcaataataCATGTGATGCACATAATTAAAGTTGTCTAGTTATTTACATAATAGGATTTGTGCTGGCTGCTATACTGAGATTGGTTTTGGACGATATCTAAATTGCTTGAATGCATTCTGGCATCCTGAATGCTTCCGCTGCCGTGCTTGCAACCTACCAATCTCTGATTACGAGGTGCTAACATTACTGGCAACATTGCTTGTTTtcctgttttcataaatggtttTTATTCTGTACTTACACTTTTGttttatacatattattatTGCAGTTCTCCACATCTGGGAATTACCCTTACCATAAATCATGCTATAAGGAAAGCTACCATCCAAAATGTGATGTCTGCAAGCACTTCGTAAGTATTAACTAGTTTTCGGGAAAATTGCACTTGGTACCCCTTAGATTTTCTTATATGACATGCACACCCATGCTATTTATTACTTGTTACTTGTTACCCTAAAAACAGCCCTTAACTAACatccccatcatcttgttaacTTATCCACACCATCGCAAAAACCACAACCATGTCCAGCTTCTGCTACTGTGAACCATACCCTGTACCATGACCATCCATCTGCTATATCTGCCAAACGTCGCCTACACACCCTGCAGCAACCACCTCCCTGTGCCCATCACCACCACAAAGCCACCTTCAATCTCAACTAAACAACACCTCTCCTTTCACAGTGAGCACCACCACCTCAATGGCTCATTCCCAACACCTCAGCCACACATTCCACGCTTTGAACCAAAATAGCTGCACAACATTCTCTGAGACAATTTTTCACCATCCTCAACCGTTGTGGCATTGACATTCCTGCCACTAAACTAACCTCACTGGAATTGACCATTCTTTAGTCGATCACCCTCTAGAGTTGCATGAACCACTATCAATGGAACTTTCCACTTCtgagaaaaataagagagatgTGACAAACCTTTGCTGTTGGGGTGGAGGAGAATCAGAGAAGAACAAGGGAAAGGGTCTAGGGCTTATATTACTGAAATTTATAGTTCATGTTCTTGGTGACACTTTTGTTCTTACCACAAATGGTCTTGGAAGTAGTATAAAGTGCTACTGGAATCACCTTTTTTTCTCCAAACTTGTGGACATTGTCTGAGTCATTCatgattttaattgtttttaactcTCATGTTAGATTTTAAAAAGACATGCTTGTAAGTTTTCACCTTAACCTGTTGTTGGTTTttggtaatatatattttttcacagATTCCAACAAATCCTGCTGGTCTTATTGAATATAGGGCACATCCATTCTGGATCCAGAAATATTGCCCTACTCATGAACATGATGGTACTCCACGCTGTTGCAGCTGTGAGCGAATGGAGGTCAGTATGGATGGAGTATATTTATCtgatcaaatattatttatagtcTTGCCTAGGGAAAGGTGTATGAACTTGTACAGTGCAAAGTGAATACAATGTAAAATTTTCTCTCCACATGCAGTCACAAGAGGCAGGATATATTGCTCTTAAGGATGGCCGGAAGCTCTGCTTAGAGTGTCTAGATTCTTCTATCATGGATACTAATGAATGCCAACCCCTTCATGCCGATATACAAAGATTTTATGATAGCCTAAATATGAAACTGGACCAGCAAATTCCACTTCTATTGGTTGAAAGACAAGCACTGAATGAAgcaagagagggagagaagaatgTAAGAGAAAATGCATTTCCATCTGTTTGCAATCAATATAATAACTGATAATTTGATTGTAATGACATTCAGCTGTCTAACGTACTAGGAACTATTTTTTGGTGTTTGGCATTATCTGCACAACTaacattaaaagtaaaataatgcCTTTTGCTATTGATAGCTTAGAGAATGCTATCTCCGATGAAGGTTTTTCTATTCATGATATGTTAACTACATGCGATGTCAAATAATTCAATAAGACATGTACGATATAGAAAATTTAAGAGCAAAGAGGAAACCAAAAAAGCATATTCATATTTGGAGGTCTAATGCTTGCAATAAATAATACCGTCCAAGTCAACATGCTTTCACCTATGGAGCTTCAATTCATTATTAGTTCAAGATTAAATAGTGTTTTCCCATTTTCATATTTGAGTCTTTATCTTGGGCAGGGCCACTATCACATGCCGGAAACCAGAGGACTCTGCCTCTCAGAGGAGCTCAGCACTGTAAGATTTCCTGTTTTATGTTCAGTTTTGATGACActccaacatatttttttttggttagatGATAGCATTTCTTTAGAACCAATAATTAGCAATTTTTGGTACATTGCATTTAAACTTGATCAGTTCTCGAGACGACCTAGACTTGGGACAGCAATGGACATGAGAGCGCAGCCGTACAGACCGACTACACGCTGCGATGTGACCGCAATTCTCGTTTTATATGGTCTTCCAAGGTAACAATTTAGTGATTTTTCTTTTGCAACTTGTGTAACTTGGAGACAAACTCAATGCTTATGAGcagataaataatttcaaagaCAAGAAAATTTTCCAAGTATGAAAACTACTGTTAACAAAAGATCCATGAAACCAGAAAACGTAATATGCATTTAGTTGGAGAGATCTAGATAATATTATATGTTAGCATAATTTCACTTTTGGTCCCCTTACTATTGCCATTTTGCGAATTTGGTCCaccccccccccaccccccccaaaaaaaattcactaatttgATCCCCTTactattttaattgtataattttggtAAGTTtgttaacatgacctccgatatttaacaaaaatactgATATAGCAGTGCAGTAGAGTGTCACATAAGTATGGATGTATTGATGTGACTGGCAAAGTGCAATAAAATATTACGTCAACATTTTGTTATATTGGATGTCAAGTTAACAGATGGaccaaaattaaacaataaaaataatgggaGGACCAAATTCTCAAAATGAATATAGTAAGGAGACTAAAAGTGCAATTAAgctgtgtatgttagacaaaagCAGTGTATTTTACACGGGGCTTTTGCTAACACgacttaataaaaatgaaagaggcTAAAAGCTGCAAATTGTAACATTCTCCCTCCTTGGTTTTCGTAGATTTAGCTTTTGTGAATTCTCTCTCCTACTTAATGTAAAAACCTGTGTGTTCTTTTGGAATTAAAAGAGGGGGTTGATTTAAAAAGTAATATCTGCAGCCGCTAGTGTTGCCTTGTTTAtgttgaattatataataattttcttatgcATGCAAGATTCTCTTTTTTGCATGTTTGCTCAAGTGTCCTGACTTTCAGAATATATCTTCTGAGAGAGAATCCTCCCTCCCCCCATCCCCCACCCCGTTCCTTTCACAACAACTTTGTTTTCATATGTTGATTTCATTTACCCatgaatgtttttttcttttctcaggTTGCTTACTGGATCAATCCTAGCTCATGAGATGATGCATGCATGGCTGCGGCTTAAAGGTACTATTTTATCATAGGAAATTTATTTCGTTAGAATTCATTTTAGCAGTTGATATTTATGACCTACTGTTAAACCAATGTTAGTTCGTTGGGATTGTCTCTCAAATTTATGCTAACTTGTGAAGGTTATCGGACTCTAAGTCAAGATGTTGAAGAAGGTATCTGTCAGGTTTTGGCTCATATGTGGTTGGAATCTGAACTTTCTTCTGCATCAGGCAGCAACTTTGTATCAGCCTCATCCTCATCTGCATCACATACATCTAGAAAAGGTAAAAGACCTCAGTTTGAGAGGAAGCTTGGGGAGTTCTTCAAGCACCAGATTGAATCAGACATTTCCCCTGTTTATGGAGATGGGTTTAGGGCAGGTCAAAAAGCAGTGCGTAAATATGGTCTACAAAGGACCCTTCACCATATCAGGATGACAGGGACTTTTCCATATTAAGTACAGAGATTCCCCATTTAACAGATTGTTTCTCATTCTTTCTAGATATAAAGCCTGGCCTGTTACTATTAGAGAAACCGAGGCCAAGGTGCTTAGGCATTATAGCTTCGACGAATTGGTGATTTTTTGTACTTGTAATTATTGATACCGTTGCGGATATATTGATtacattcacatttttttttaatgtatcacACTGCTACTTTTTGGCATTACCAACTCCCAACCTCTGCTATCTCcaaaaaataagaaggaaaaaaaaaaacattcctcACCATATCCAgagaagtattttttattttttattttttcatcccCCCCTCCAGTCAGTTTCTTGTTGACAGGGAACCATTAAGCCTTATTCAGTAAATAAGGAATCAGGTGCCCCCCTTGAAAAATGAATAATGATTGGTAAAAACAGATGCAATACAAGTAACTTCTGTATTAAAGAACCAAACTAAAATTCTAAGTGAAATACgtataatatatacaaattaattgCTAAGGCAATACAAGTGTACATTCCATATCAGTTTAGCCAAAATCGTATCATTTCACCTCTCCATGCTAGGACTGTTGCTGATGCTAGGTGGTATTATTTGCTCCATATAACTTGTATATGTTTTCAATAAGCTAGAGACTACCTCTACCATGGTTGGTCTCTCTGCTGATTCCTGGAT
Protein-coding sequences here:
- the LOC100783253 gene encoding protein DA1 encodes the protein MGWLSRIFKGSDHNKLSEGHYYKEDAGYYLPSTSGVTNDAWNQNQNQNENEDIDRAIALSLVEESRRANNNVNDYRSQLEEDEQLARAIEQSLNLESPPRYGNENMYQPPIQYFPLGSRICAGCYTEIGFGRYLNCLNAFWHPECFRCRACNLPISDYEFSTSGNYPYHKSCYKESYHPKCDVCKHFIPTNPAGLIEYRAHPFWIQKYCPTHEHDGTPRCCSCERMESQEAGYIALKDGRKLCLECLDSSIMDTNECQPLHADIQRFYDSLNMKLDQQIPLLLVERQALNEAREGEKNGHYHMPETRGLCLSEELSTFSRRPRLGTAMDMRAQPYRPTTRCDVTAILVLYGLPRLLTGSILAHEMMHAWLRLKGYRTLSQDVEEGICQVLAHMWLESELSSASGSNFVSASSSSASHTSRKGKRPQFERKLGEFFKHQIESDISPVYGDGFRAGQKAVRKYGLQRTLHHIRMTGTFPY